A single region of the Vicia villosa cultivar HV-30 ecotype Madison, WI linkage group LG4, Vvil1.0, whole genome shotgun sequence genome encodes:
- the LOC131594409 gene encoding exonuclease 1-like: MGIKDLLRFMKPYVEPIHIKNYAGKRVGIDAYSWLHKGAYSCSMELCLDSDSERKLRYIEYFMHRVNLLRYYKVTPVVVFDGGNVPCKSATEKERNKKRNAYHDLAMAKLKEGNVNAASELFQRAVNVTPLMAHKLIQTLKSENIEFVVAPYEADAQLAYLSNLETEKGGIAAVITEDSDLIAYGCPAVMFKMDREGNGERIELEKVFSAESCKPSFRSFDMKLFTGMCVLAGCDFLPSVPGIGVARAHALVSKYKNIDRVLSVLKFEKGDQMPEDYAKSFKDALAVFQHARIYDINTKELKHMKPLPENFLESLDENLDFLGPEIPSTIVKGIAEGNLNPSTKEAFDKSENSRLPLHPIDSQTIGQLKKREVSIPIKQENCFSVFGSQNINHAITRLSDKEKYSNEALALQKLIMPLGTNETTKKTIACGKTPLKVPNNNPFRIRKHKEEEKVEEISIVSSVEYIGLDDYMSVSPSNSREKVSKNEEISVVSSVEYIDLDNYTSPQEKGSANFARKRKFENVCLDKVEAKDEEVSGVTEEECSNAESQESVKSKVKKSKISNSKKKGSNIRTILNFFSRV; encoded by the exons ATGGGTATCAAAGATCTTCTCAGATTCATGAAACCTTACGTTGAACCCATTCACATCAAGAACTACGCTGGCAAACGT GTGGGTATTGATGCATATTCATGGCTTCATAAAGGAG cTTATTCGTGTAGTATGGAACTTTGTCTTGATTCTGATAGTGAAAGGAAATTGCGGTACATTGAATACTTTATGCATAGAGTGAACCTGCTTCGTTACTATAAAGTAACACCGGTTGTTGTTTTTGATGGTGGCAATGTTCCTTGCAAATCTGCAACTGAGAAAGAGAGGAACaa GAAAAGAAATGCTTATCATGATTTGGCAATGGCTAAGCTCAAAGAAGGGAATGTTAATGCTGCTTCAGAGCTTTTTCAG AGAGCAGTGAATGTTACTCCTCTTATGGCACATAAGCTAATTCAG ACTTTGAAATCAGAGAACATTGAGTTTGTTGTAGCTCCATATGAAGCAGATGCTCAGTTAGCATACTTGTCCAACCTCGAGACAGAAAAAGGCGGTATTgcagcggtgattacggaagatAGTGATCTGATAGCTTATGGTTGTCCAGCT GTTATGTTTAAGATGGACCGTGAAGGGAATGGTGAAAGAATAGAATTAGAGAAGGTTTTTTCCGCCGAATCTTGTAAACCTTCATTTCGGAGTTTTGATATGAAGCTTTTCACAG GTATGTGTGTTTTAGCTGGCTGTGATTTTCTTCCATCTGTTCCTGGCATTGGTGTTGCTCGCGCCCATGCCTTAGTTTCAAAGTATAAGAATATCGATCGT GTCTTGTCTGTTCTTAAGTTTGAGAAAGGCGATCAAATGCCCGAAGATTACGCCAAATCCTTCAAAGACGCATTGGCTGTATTTCAGCATGCTCGAAT ATATGATATCAATACTAAAGAGCTCAAGCACATGAAGCCTCTTCCAGAAAATTTTCTCGAGTCACTTGACGAAAACCTCGATTTTTTGGGACC CGAAATTCCCTCGACTATAGTCAAAGGAATAGCTGAAGGAAACTTGAATCCATCAACTAAGGAAGCTTTTGATAAGTCTGAAAATTCGAGACTTCCTTTACACCCCATAGATTCTCAAACCATCGGTCAACTCAAAAAACGTGAAGTTTCGATACCGATTAAGCAGGAAAactgtttttcagtctttggctCTCAAAACATCAATCATGCCATTACAAGGCTCTCAGATAAAGAAAAATATTCAAATGAAGCATTGGCACTTCAGAAACTAATCATGCCATTAGGAACAAATGAAACAACAAAAAAGACCATTGCATGTGGTAAAACTCCTTTGAAGGTTCCTAACAACAATCCTTTTAGGATAAGGAAACATAAGGAGGAGGAAAAAGTTGAAGAAATTTCCATTGTAAGCAGTGTTGAATATATCGGTCTTGATGATTATATGTCAGTGTCACCGAGTAACTCTCGAGAAAAAGTGTCTAAGAATGAAGAAATTTCTGTTGTCAGCAGTGTGGAATATATTGATCTTGATAACTACACGTCACCACAAGAAAAAGGGTCTGCAAATTTCGCAAGGAAAAGGAAATTCGAGAATGTTTGCTTAGATAAAGTAGAAGCGAAAGACGAAGAGGTTTCGGGAGTGACTGAAGAGGAATGCTCGAATGCGGAGTCTCAAGAAAGTGTTAAGTCCAAGGTTAAGAAATCGAAGATAAGTAACTCCAAGAAAAAGGGGAGTAACATTAGAACTATTCTGAATTTCTTTTCAAGAGTGTAA
- the LOC131594410 gene encoding beta-glucosidase 44-like yields the protein MMLDSQHHEWFHFMFFFSLLVLASSVNGIAIPDNGGLSRDVFPKGFVFGVATSAYQVEGMANKDGRGPSIWDVFIKKPGIVANNGTGDVSVDQYHHYKEDIDLMANLNFDAYRFSISWSRIFPNGTGKVNWKGVAYYNRLIDYLLEKGITPYANLYHYDLPLALELRYNGLLSHNVVKDFADYAEFCFKTFGDRVKNWMTFNEPRVVAALGYDNGFFAPGRCSKQYGNCNAGNSGTEPYIVAHNLILSHAAAVQRYRENYQEKQKGRIGILLDFVWYEPLTRSKADNYAAQRARDFHIGWFIHPIVHGEYPKTMQNIVGKRLPKFTKEEVKIVKGSIDFVGINQYTTYYMYDPHKSKPKVPGYQNDWNVGFAYAKNGVPVGPRAYSYWLYNVPWGLYKSLIYIKERYGNPTVFLSENGMDDPGNVTFAKGLHDTTRIGYYKGYLTQLKKAIDDGANVIGYHAWSLLDNFEWRLGYTSRFGIVYVDFKTLKRTPKLSAYWFKKLLTKKK from the exons ATGATGTTGGATTCACAACATCATGAATGGTTCCATTTCatgtttttcttctctctcttagtTCTTGCTAGCTCAGTTAATGGAATTGCAATACCTGATAATGGAGGATTAAGTAGAGATGTGTTTCCAAAAGGGTTTGTGTTTGGTGTTGCAACTTCAGCTTACCAAGTTGAGGGCATGGCCAACAAAGATGGTCGTGGCCCTAGTATTTGGGATGTTTTCATCAAAAAACCAG GAATTGTGGCAAATAATGGCACAGGAGATGTTTCTGTTGATCAGTATCATCACTACAAA GAAGATATAGATCTCATGGCAAACCTGAATTTTGATGCTTACCGATTTTCAATCTCATGGTCCAGAATTTTTCCAA ATGGAACTGGTAAAGTAAATTGGAAAGGTGTTGCTTATTACAACAGATTAATTGATTACTTACTAGAAAAAG GCATTACTCCTTATGCAAATTTATACCATTATGATCTTCCCTTAGCTCTTGAGTTAAGATACAATGGCTTATTGAGCCATAATGTTGT GAAAGATTTTGCGGATTACGCAGAATTTTGTTTCAAGACATTTGGAGACAGAGTTAAGAATTGGATGACTTTTAATGAACCGAGAGTCGTTGCGGCTCTTGGTTATGACAATGGCTTTTTTGCCCCTGGAAGGTGTTCTAAACAATATGGAAATTGTAATGCTGGAAATTCAGGAACTGAGCCTTACATTGTTGCTCATAATTTGATTTTGTCGCATGCTGCTGCTGTTCAAAGATACCGAGAAAACTACCAG GAAAAGCAAAAGGGTAGGATTGGTATTTTGTTGGATTTTGTTTGGTATGAGCCTCTTACAAGATCAAAGGCTGATAACTATGCTGCTCAAAGAGCTAGAGACTTTCATATTGGATG GTTCATTCATCCTATTGTTCATGGCGAGTACCCAAAAACTATGCAAAATATTGTTGGGAAGAGgctcccaaaattcaccaaagaaGAAGTGAAAATTGTGAAGGGTTCCATTGATTTTGTTGGTATCAATCAATACACTACTTACTACATGTATGATCCTCATAAATCAAAACCTAAAGTTCCTGGCTAtcaaaatgattggaatgtagggTTTGCTT ATGCTAAGAATGGAGTACCTGTTGGACCAAGG GCATATTCATATTGGCTGTACAATGTACCATGGGGCTTGTACAAATCATTAATATACATCAAGGAACGTTACGGAAACCCGACTGTATTCTTATCTGAAAATG GCATGGATGATCCGGGTAATGTGACATTTGCGAAAGGTTTGCATGACACAACAAGAATAGGGTATTACAAAGGCTATTTGACTCAACTAAAGAAAGCTATTGATGATGGAGCAAATGTGATTGGATACCATGCATGGTCTCTACTTGATAACTTCGAATGGAGATTAGGGTACACGTCAAGGTTCGGTATCGTCTATGTTGACTTCAAAACTCTCAAGAGAACCCCTAAGTTATCAGCGTATTGGTTCAAGAAACTACTCACCAAAAAGAAGTAA
- the LOC131598758 gene encoding beta-glucosidase 44-like, with translation MMMLDSKHHEWFCFMFLFYFFVVASSVNGAAVHEPLRFDIGGLRQGFPKGFVFGVATSAYQVEGMASKDGRGPSIWDEFVKKPGIVANNGTGEVSVDQYHRYKEDVDLMAKLNFDAYRFSISWSRIFPNGTGKVNWKGVAYYNRLIDYLLEKGITPYANLYHYDLPLALELRYNGLLSHNVVKDFADYADFCFKTFGDRVKNWMTFNEPRVVAALGYDNGLFAPGRCSKEYGNCTVGNSGTEPYIVAHNLILSHATAVQRYREKYQEKQKGRIGILLDLVWYEPLTRSKADNYAAQRARDFHIGWFIHPIVYGEYPKTMQNIVGNRLPRFTKEEVKIVKGSIDFVGINQYTSYYMYDPHQSKPKVPGYQSDWNVGFAFAKNGVPIGPRAYSSWLYNVPSGMYKCLMYIKEHYGNPTVLLSENGMDDPGNETFANGLHDTTRIGYYKGYLSELKKAVDDGANVIGYHAWSLLDNFEWRLGYTSRFGIVYVNFKSLKRTPKLSAYWFKKLLTKAYA, from the exons atgatgatgttggATTCAAAACATCATGAATGGTTCTGTTTCATgtttttgttctatttttttgttgttgctaGCTCAGTTAATGGAGCTGCAGTGCATGAACCGTTGCGTTTTGATATTGGAGGATTGAGACAAGGGTTTCCTAAAGGGTTTGTGTTCGGTGTTGCAACTTCTGCTTATCAAGTTGAGGGTATGGCCAGCAAAGATGGTCGTGGCCCTAGTATTTGGGATGAATTTGTCAAGAAACCAG GAATTGTGGCAAATAATGGTACAGGAGAGGTTTCTGTTGATCAGTATCATCGCTACAAA GAAGATGTAGATCTTATGGCAAAGCTAAATTTTGATGCATACCGTTTCTCAATTTCTTGGTCCAGAATTTTTCCAA ATGGAACTGGTAAAGTAAATTGGAAAGGTGTTGCATATTACAACAGATTAATTGATTACTTGCTAGAAAAAG GCATTACTCCTTATGCAAATCTCTATCATTATGATCTTCCTTTAgctcttgaattgagatacaatggCTTATTGAGCCATAATGTTGT GAAAGATTTTGCGGATTACGCGGATTTTTGTTTCAAGACATTTGGAGATAGAGTTAAGAATTGGATGACTTTTAATGAACCAAGAGTCGTTGCGGCTCTTGGTTATGATAATGGCCTTTTTGCCCCTGGAAGATGTTCTAAGGAATATGGAAACTGTACTGTTGGAAATTCAGGAACTGAGCCTTACATTGTTGCTCACAATTTGATTTTGTCACATGCGACTGCTGTTCAAAGATACCGAGAAAAGTATCAA GAAAAGCAAAAGGGCAGGATTGGAATTTTGTTGGATTTAGTTTGGTATGAGCCTCTTACAAGATCAAAGGCTGATAACTATGCTGCTCAAAGAGCTAGAGATTTTCATATTGGATG GTTCATTCATCCCATTGTTTATGGTGAATATCCAAAAACTATGCAAAATATTGTTGGGAATAGGCTTCCAAGATTCACTAAAGAAGAAGTGAAAATTGTGAAGGGCTCCATTGATTTTGTTGGTATCAATCAATACACTTCTTACTACATGTATGATCCTCATCAATCCAAACCAAAAGTTCCTGGCTATCAAAGTGATTGGAATGTAGGATTTGCTT TTGCTAAGAATGGAGTGCCTATTGGACCAAGG GCATATTCATCTTGGCTTTACAATGTACCAAGTGGCATGTACAAATGCTTAATGTACATCAAGGAGCATTATGGAAACCCAACTGTGCTCTTATCTGAAAATG GTATGGATGATCCGGGTAATGAGACATTTGCCAACGGTTTGCATGACACAACAAGAATAGGGTATTACAAAGGCTATTTGAGTGAACTAAAGAAAGCTGTTGATGATGGTGCAAATGTGATTGGATACCATGCATGGTCATTGCTTGATAACTTTGAATGGAGATTAGGGTATACATCAAGGTTTGGTATTGTCTATGTTAACTTCAAAAGTCTCAAGAGAACCCCTAAGTTGTCAGCGTATTGGTTCAAGAAACTACTCACCAAGGCATATGCTTGA